One stretch of Harmonia axyridis chromosome 1, icHarAxyr1.1, whole genome shotgun sequence DNA includes these proteins:
- the LOC123679650 gene encoding dnaJ homolog subfamily A member 1: MVKETKFYDILGVKPGCSQDDLKKAYRKLALKYHPDKNPNEGERFKQISQAYEVLSDPEKKRIYDQGGEQALKEGGGGGGFSSPMDLFDMFFGGGGARGRRRERRGKDVVHQLSVTLEELYKGAVRKLALQKNVICDKCEGRGGKRGSVEPCPTCQGQGMQVQIQQLRPGMIQQIQTVCSECRGQGERINPKDRCKQCQGKKVVRDRKILEVNIDKGMVDGQKIIFNGEGDQEPELEAGDIIIVLDERQHPVFKRSGNDLILRPEILLVEALCGFQKVIKTLDDRQLVITSLPGEVIKHGEVKCIMNEGMPQYKNPFEAGRLIVQFLVTFPDSLPPEVIPSLEQALPPRPEIMISDQAEEVTLLPFDPEQEARRRSQKNAYDDDDEMGGSGQRVQCATT; this comes from the exons ATGGTAAAAGagacaaaattttatgatattcTGGGAGTAAAACCCGGCTGTAGTCAAGACGACTTAAAAAAGGCCTATCGGAAACTTGCCTTGAAATATCACCCAGACAAAAATCCAAATGAAGGAGAACGTTTCAAACAAATATCACAAGCATACGAAGTTCTGTCAGATCCTGAGAAAAAACGCATTTATGATCAAGGTGGTGAACAAGCTCTCAAAGAAGGAGGTGGTGGTGGAGGTTTCTCTAGCCCTATGGATCTATTCGATATGTTCTTCGGTGGTGGCGGTGCTAGAGGCCGAAGGAGAGAAAGAAGAGGAAAAGATGTTGTACATCAGCTAAGTGTCACACTTGAGGAACTTTATAAAGGTGCTGTTAGAAAATTAGCTCTACAGAAGAATGTAATTTGTGATAAATGTGAGGGCAGAGGTGGAAAGAGAGGTTCTGTTGAACCATGTCCAACCTGTCAAGGTCAGGGAATGCAGGTTCAAATACAGCAACTTCGTCCAG gcATGATTCAACAGATCCAAACTGTGTGCTCAGAATGTCGTGGACAGGGTGAAAGGATCAACCCCAAGGATCGATGCAAACAGTGCCAAGGCAAAAAAGTCGTAAGAGATAGAAAAATTCTAGAGGTCAACATTGACAAAGGTATGGTTGATGGCCAGAAGATAATTTTCAATGGTGAGGGTGATCAAGAACCTGAGTTGGAAGCAGGAGATATTATCATTGTCCTAGACGAGAGGCAACACCCAGTGTTCAAAAGATCTGGTAATGATTTGATATTAAGACCGGAAATTCTACTTGTCGAAGCATTGTGTGGATTCCAAAAA gtTATCAAGACTTTGGACGACCGACAGCTAGTTATTACTTCACTACCTGGGGAGGTAATAAAACATGGTGAAGTTAAATGTATCATGAATGAGGGTATGCCTCAATATAAAAATCCATTTGAAGCTGGTCGTCTCATAGTTCAATTCTTGGTAACTTTCCCTGATTCCTTGCCTCCAGAGGTAATCCCCTCTCTTGAGCAAGCCCTTCCTCCTAGACCGGAAATAATGATCTCCGATCAAGCTGAAGAAGTGACGTTGTTACCCTTCGATCCAGAACAGGAAGCACGCCGCAGGTCACAAAAGAATGcttatgatgatgatgatgagatGGGTGGATCAGGTCAAAGGGTTCAATGTGCTACAACTTAA
- the LOC123679668 gene encoding WD repeat domain phosphoinositide-interacting protein 4-like isoform X2, translating to MVSGGCRPKYPDTTFLVFDHILNKFILRLNFSHSIKAVRMKKDKLAISLVKKIYIYSFPKMQILMCMDLRHNSQGILEMTPMLNSERDIVVFPGCEVGALQMVYIKSTEVTQSSTPISMKCHTNELSCIALNQDGSKVATTSEVGTIIRIWDTATTEQLLELRRGCDSALIYSLAFSSDSEYLCCSSDKGTVHIFAISDTKLNKSMVLGRFLGKMGGPLKSFATFQLPPECACVCAFGTDNSVVAIGMDGSFNKYMFNIDGHCVRDVYDIFIDLVGTHMRS from the coding sequence ATGGTATCTGGTGGATGTCGTCCCAAATATCCTGATACTACTTTTTTGGTTTTTGATCATATactaaataaattcattttaagGCTGAATTTTTCCCATTCCATCAAAGCTGTTCGCATGAAAAAGGATAAGTTGGCTATATCCTtagtgaaaaaaatatatatttattcttttccTAAAATGCAAATATTGATGTGTATGGATTTGAGGCATAACAGCCAAGGAATCTTAGAAATGACTCCAATGCTAAATAGCGAAAGAGATATTGTGGTTTTTCCTGGATGTGAAGTTGGAGCTTTGCAAATGGTCTATATCAAAAGTACTGAAGTAACACAATCTTCAACTCCAATATCAATGAAATGTCATACCAATGAACTTTCCTGTATAGCTTTAAATCAAGATGGATCAAAGGTGGCAACAACATCTGAAGTAGGCACCATAATAAGAATATGGGATACTGCCACCACAGAGCAATTGTTGGAATTGAGAAGAGGTTGTGACAGTGCCCTGATTTATTCTTTAGCATTCAGTTCGGATTCTGAATATCTTTGCTGTTCAAGTGATAAGGGAACAGTACATATATTTGCCATTAGTGAtacaaaattgaataaatctATGGTATTAGGTAGGTTCCTTGGTAAGATGGGAGGTCCTTTAAAATCTTTTGCCACGTTCCAACTTCCACCAGAATGTGCTTGTGTATGTGCATTTGGCACTGACAATTCAGTTGTAGCTATTGGAATGGATGgaagttttaataaatatatgttTAATATAGATGGCCACTGTGTCCGTGAtgtatatgatatatttatagATCTTGTGGGTACTCATATGCGAAGCTGa
- the LOC123679668 gene encoding WD repeat domain phosphoinositide-interacting protein 4-like isoform X1, whose protein sequence is MDRDRKISNLRFNQDYGCFTSCMETGGVRVYNVDPLCEQASIDVRTIGTISICEMVYRTNLIGMVSGGCRPKYPDTTFLVFDHILNKFILRLNFSHSIKAVRMKKDKLAISLVKKIYIYSFPKMQILMCMDLRHNSQGILEMTPMLNSERDIVVFPGCEVGALQMVYIKSTEVTQSSTPISMKCHTNELSCIALNQDGSKVATTSEVGTIIRIWDTATTEQLLELRRGCDSALIYSLAFSSDSEYLCCSSDKGTVHIFAISDTKLNKSMVLGRFLGKMGGPLKSFATFQLPPECACVCAFGTDNSVVAIGMDGSFNKYMFNIDGHCVRDVYDIFIDLVGTHMRS, encoded by the coding sequence ATGGATAGAGAtagaaaaatttcgaatttgcgGTTCAATCAAGATTACGGCTGCTTTACTAGTTGTATGGAAACTGGCGGAGTTCGCGTATATAATGTAGACCCACTTTGTGAGCAAGCAAGTATTGATGTGCGAACAATAGGAACTATTTCTATATGCGAAATGGTTTATAGGACAAACTTAATTGGCATGGTATCTGGTGGATGTCGTCCCAAATATCCTGATACTACTTTTTTGGTTTTTGATCATATactaaataaattcattttaagGCTGAATTTTTCCCATTCCATCAAAGCTGTTCGCATGAAAAAGGATAAGTTGGCTATATCCTtagtgaaaaaaatatatatttattcttttccTAAAATGCAAATATTGATGTGTATGGATTTGAGGCATAACAGCCAAGGAATCTTAGAAATGACTCCAATGCTAAATAGCGAAAGAGATATTGTGGTTTTTCCTGGATGTGAAGTTGGAGCTTTGCAAATGGTCTATATCAAAAGTACTGAAGTAACACAATCTTCAACTCCAATATCAATGAAATGTCATACCAATGAACTTTCCTGTATAGCTTTAAATCAAGATGGATCAAAGGTGGCAACAACATCTGAAGTAGGCACCATAATAAGAATATGGGATACTGCCACCACAGAGCAATTGTTGGAATTGAGAAGAGGTTGTGACAGTGCCCTGATTTATTCTTTAGCATTCAGTTCGGATTCTGAATATCTTTGCTGTTCAAGTGATAAGGGAACAGTACATATATTTGCCATTAGTGAtacaaaattgaataaatctATGGTATTAGGTAGGTTCCTTGGTAAGATGGGAGGTCCTTTAAAATCTTTTGCCACGTTCCAACTTCCACCAGAATGTGCTTGTGTATGTGCATTTGGCACTGACAATTCAGTTGTAGCTATTGGAATGGATGgaagttttaataaatatatgttTAATATAGATGGCCACTGTGTCCGTGAtgtatatgatatatttatagATCTTGTGGGTACTCATATGCGAAGCTGa
- the LOC123679659 gene encoding protein AAR2 homolog encodes MDQELAQNLLNEGGVLLFLDVPTETEFGIDFKSWNTAENFKGIKMIPPGMHYIFYSAVSSTGDKAPRSGFFHNFRAGEMIVRKWDGKEENMSSCNFSEYEIASFRRNMPALDPFLGPYPLDIYKKWVTLTENMTDQLIDRLIPSSGIVKSVLELQHCTNAERLRQGCVTIENRKRKRIPSTLDDMDQMECRLLPHMVATKGFEWRFTQLPERHYPEGSTPSEITQHSLDATYVFDTMMSNYKEASEIIGEIEFCFICFLIGHSLEAFEQWKKLLNLFCSCGRAITKYRKIYNSLLTVLELQVCEIPQEFLADIVTNNNFFYAKMRDLFRNIVFAGVDSELQCKANRFKEFLTSKFGWKFLHLDLEDEDEAPVVVEME; translated from the exons ATGGATCAAGAATTGgcacaaaatttattgaatgaagGTGGTGTTCTCCTTTTTTTGGACGTACCTACTGAAACTGAATTTGGAATAGATTTTAAGTCATGGAATACAGCTGAAAACTTTAAAGGTATAAAGATGATTCCCCCAGGCATGCATTATATATTTTATAGTGCTGTTAGTTCTACCGGAGATAAAGCTCCAAGATCTGGTTTCTTTCATAATTTTCGTGCTGGAGAAATGATAGTCAGAAAATGGGATGGAAAGGAAGAAAACATGAGTAGTTGTAATTTTTCAGAGTATGAAATAGCAAGTTTTAGACGGAATATGCCAGCTTTGGATCCATTTCTTGGCCCCTAtccattagatatttataaGAAATGGGTCACCCTCACTGAAAATATGACAG ATCAGTTGATTGATCGGCTTATTCCTTCATCTGGAATTGTGAAGTCAGTTCTTGAATTGCAGCACTGTACAAATGCTGAAAGGCTTAGGCAAGGATGTGTAACTATTGAAAATAGAAAGAGAAAAAGAATACCAAGTACTTTGGATGACATGGATCAAATGGAGTGTAGGCTATTGCCTCATATGGTAGCCACAAAAGGCTTTGAATGGAGATTCACACAATTACCTGAGCGGCATTACCCTGAAGGATCCACACCATCGGAAATCACACAACATTCTTTAGATGCCACTTATGTTTTTGACACTATGATGTCCAACTATAAAGA gGCTAGTGAAATAATCGGTGAGATAGAATTCTGTTTTATCTGTTTCTTGATTGGGCATAGCTTAGAAGCCTTTGAAcagtggaaaaaattattaaatttgttttgTTCTTGTGGACGTGCCATAACAAAGTatagaaaaatttataattcccTATTGACAGTTCTGGAATTACAAGTATGTGAAATACCCCAAGAGTTTCTTGCTGATATCGTtacaaataacaattttttttatgcaaaaatgagAGACTTGTTTAGGAATATTGTGTTTGCTGGTGTAGACAGCGAACTTCAATGTAAGGCAAATAGGTTTAAAGAGTTTTTGACCTCAAAATTTGGTTGGAAATTTCTACATTTGGATCTGGAGGATGAAGATGAAGCTCCAGTTGTAGTGGAGATGGAATGA